One window of Bacteroidota bacterium genomic DNA carries:
- a CDS encoding phosphoenolpyruvate synthase, with protein sequence MSIHPRKPNLKKYYFSDTSFINLMKKRIYHVLLISSAYDAFILEGDGRIDEQIFNEYVSLNLRYPPEFILAHSEKEASAILQDEPIDLIIIMLSADEADTFGMAERIKNRYPAKPIVVLTPFSREVTLKVNREDLSYIDYIFSWLGNPDLLLAIIKLIEDKMNVDYDVNEVGVQCIILVEDSIRFYSSYLPNIFKIIFKHSKAFMTEGLNEHQQMLRMRGRPKILLATSYEEAITLYEKYKMNLLGIITDVAYKRNGVMDKEAGIKLCKKVKMDDEFMPLLLQSSDVENEQTAIDLRVGFINKRSKTLSIELRNFIIEHFAFGDFVFLDPKTKEEINRASDLKSLQMKMFEIPDDTLLYHITRNHFSKWLRARALFPLADLIRDLRMQDFDNDLNEIRRFIFDAIASFRMSKSMGVIAEFNRDRFDEYLSFTRIGDGSIGGKARGLAFLDSLIKSYRILDKYDDIIITIPKTVVICTDVFDEFMEENNLYEVALSDLSDEEILDKFVNARLPFRIHEDLYTLISYVNNPLAIRSSSLLEDSHYQPFAGIYSTYMIPNVPDDERRMIQMLSDAIKSVYASAFFKNSKAYMTATSNVIDEEKMAIVLQTVCGEKYGDRFYPALSGVARSINFYPLDPEKPEDGIVNIALGLGKYIVDGGITLRFSPKHPNKALQLMTPEIALRETQKIFYALDLRPESFKHAIDDCHNLLQLNLNDAMADNSLRFVGSTYDYENEMLRDGVNYAGKKLVTFSNILLHNTFPLSDIIQMILEMGQKAMNKPIEIEFAIDLDRPKGKPMLFNLLQIRPIVDNRETININLEDIPMDRTIVYSKSAMGNGIIKDIRDMVYVRPETFNAAKNQELAGKVAKLNDQFVAEKRNYILIGPGRWGSTDPWLGIPVKWPQISAARVIVESGLAKYRIDPSQGTHFFQNLTSFRVGYFTINPYIHDGYYDVDFLQTLTPVYEDEYIRHVRFEKPLTIMIDGKNNIGVIYKPDMEIEIDRKLT encoded by the coding sequence GAGCCTATCGACCTGATCATCATCATGCTCAGCGCCGACGAAGCCGACACCTTCGGCATGGCCGAACGTATTAAAAACAGGTACCCGGCCAAACCCATCGTCGTCTTAACACCATTCTCCCGGGAAGTCACACTTAAAGTCAACCGCGAAGACCTGAGCTATATCGATTATATCTTCTCGTGGCTCGGCAATCCCGACCTGCTGCTGGCCATCATCAAGCTCATCGAAGATAAAATGAATGTAGACTATGATGTGAATGAGGTCGGCGTGCAATGCATTATTCTTGTCGAAGACTCCATACGGTTTTATTCGAGCTACCTGCCCAATATCTTCAAGATCATCTTCAAGCATTCCAAGGCCTTCATGACCGAGGGTTTGAATGAACACCAGCAGATGCTCAGGATGCGCGGGCGGCCTAAAATCCTGCTCGCCACCAGCTATGAAGAAGCCATCACCTTATATGAAAAATATAAGATGAACCTCCTCGGCATCATCACCGACGTGGCCTACAAACGGAATGGTGTGATGGATAAGGAGGCCGGCATAAAGCTGTGCAAGAAAGTCAAGATGGATGATGAGTTCATGCCACTGCTGCTGCAGTCGTCGGATGTTGAAAATGAGCAGACAGCCATTGATCTAAGGGTAGGTTTCATCAACAAGAGGTCGAAAACCCTGTCGATAGAGCTGCGGAATTTCATCATCGAGCACTTTGCTTTCGGCGACTTTGTATTCCTTGATCCCAAGACCAAGGAAGAAATAAACAGGGCCTCCGACCTCAAGTCGCTCCAGATGAAGATGTTCGAAATACCGGATGACACGCTGCTATACCATATCACCCGGAACCACTTCTCAAAATGGCTGCGGGCGCGGGCTTTATTTCCTCTTGCCGACCTCATCAGGGACTTGCGCATGCAGGACTTCGATAATGATCTCAACGAGATACGGCGGTTTATTTTTGATGCCATTGCCAGCTTCAGGATGAGCAAGTCGATGGGTGTGATTGCGGAGTTCAACCGCGACAGGTTCGATGAATACCTGAGCTTCACCCGCATTGGCGACGGCTCTATTGGCGGCAAAGCCCGCGGGCTGGCATTCCTCGACTCCCTCATCAAAAGCTATAGAATTCTCGATAAATATGATGACATCATCATCACCATTCCTAAAACGGTGGTGATATGCACCGATGTCTTTGACGAATTTATGGAGGAGAATAACCTGTATGAAGTCGCCCTTTCGGACCTCAGCGATGAAGAGATCCTGGATAAGTTCGTCAACGCACGGCTGCCCTTCCGCATCCATGAAGATCTTTATACACTGATCAGCTATGTGAACAATCCCCTGGCCATCCGCTCTTCCAGCCTGCTTGAAGATTCGCATTACCAGCCTTTTGCCGGCATCTATTCCACTTACATGATCCCCAACGTGCCCGATGATGAACGACGCATGATACAGATGCTCAGCGATGCCATCAAAAGTGTCTATGCCTCGGCATTCTTTAAGAACAGCAAGGCATACATGACCGCCACATCCAATGTCATCGACGAAGAGAAAATGGCCATCGTCCTTCAGACCGTCTGCGGCGAAAAGTACGGTGACCGCTTCTACCCTGCCCTTTCCGGTGTGGCCCGTTCCATCAATTTTTATCCTCTTGATCCTGAAAAACCCGAGGATGGCATAGTTAATATCGCGCTGGGATTAGGAAAATATATCGTCGACGGCGGCATTACGCTGCGGTTCTCGCCAAAGCATCCGAACAAAGCCCTGCAGCTGATGACTCCCGAAATAGCCCTGCGTGAGACCCAAAAGATCTTTTATGCCCTCGATCTGAGGCCGGAAAGCTTCAAACATGCCATCGATGACTGCCATAACCTTCTTCAGCTAAATCTTAACGATGCTATGGCCGACAACTCACTCAGATTTGTGGGATCGACATACGATTATGAAAATGAAATGCTTCGCGACGGGGTGAATTATGCCGGTAAGAAACTGGTGACATTTTCGAATATTCTGCTGCACAACACATTCCCGCTCAGCGACATCATCCAGATGATCCTTGAAATGGGCCAGAAGGCTATGAATAAGCCTATCGAAATAGAATTTGCCATAGACCTCGACAGGCCCAAGGGCAAGCCCATGTTATTCAACCTGTTGCAGATCAGGCCTATCGTCGACAACAGGGAGACCATCAATATCAATCTTGAAGATATCCCGATGGACCGTACGATTGTTTATTCAAAGTCGGCGATGGGAAACGGTATCATAAAGGACATCAGGGATATGGTCTATGTCAGGCCGGAGACTTTCAATGCGGCAAAAAATCAGGAACTCGCCGGCAAGGTGGCAAAACTCAATGACCAGTTTGTGGCTGAAAAGAGAAATTATATCCTGATAGGCCCGGGGCGGTGGGGTTCGACAGACCCCTGGCTGGGCATACCCGTGAAATGGCCCCAGATATCTGCTGCAAGGGTCATCGTCGAATCAGGCCTGGCAAAATACCGCATCGACCCCAGCCAGGGCACACACTTCTTCCAGAACCTCACCTCATTCAGGGTAGGCTATTTCACTATCAATCCATATATACATGATGGCTATTACGATGTGGACTTCCTCCAGACACTTACTCCCGTGTACGAAGATGAATACATCAGGCATGTCCGTTTTGAAAAACCTCTGACCATCATGATCGACGGGAAAAATAATATCGGCGTCATCTATAAACCGGACATGGAAATCGAAATAGATAGAAAACTGACCTGA